One region of Salvia miltiorrhiza cultivar Shanhuang (shh) chromosome 3, IMPLAD_Smil_shh, whole genome shotgun sequence genomic DNA includes:
- the LOC131017205 gene encoding F-box protein At3g07870-like, producing the protein MEIPNTRRDLDLPQELTEEILSRLAVKSLLRFRLINMESVRIVGCCNGLVCCCIDLRRGRFLLWNPATRISMELPQLVLENRDWPSSISGFGWDESSGAYKVFVVLRSSRKFMGRVYSSNTNSWKTVEFFDIGLIHSKAHFVSGKLHWLHIKNTDETDNYEIATFDLKKEELGVMKLPRGAESVRLGVNEGHLTMILEKKRTDFDVWVMKQDCWVKVRDGVVYEPCEVLPSVAPFYAVDEAEIRQVHGSDFKLYDQARDDVHLQMKKIRDSLQTHLYIESLVSPVPDKNLCRAI; encoded by the exons ATGGAGATCCCAAACACTCGCCGAGATCTCGATCTCCCCCAAGAACTCACCGAAGAAATACTGTCAAGACTTGCGGTGAAATCTCTCCTGAGATTCAG GCTCATTAATATGGAGTCCGTCCGTATAGTGGGGTGCTGTAATGGGCTGGTCTGCTGCTGCATTGATCTCAGGAGAGGGCGTTTCTTATTATGGAATCCTGCCACCAGAATCTCCATGGAATTACCACAATTGGTATTAGAGAATAGAGACTGGCCCTCGTCCATATCCGGATTCGGTTGGGATGAATCGAGCGGTGCATACAAGGTGTTTGTGGTTTTGCGTAGCAGTAGAAAGTTTATGGGTAGAGTTTATAGTTCAAACACAAATTCATGGAAAACAGTCGAGTTTTTTGATATCGGTTTGATACATAGTAAGGCGCATTTTGTGAGTGGAAAGCTTCATTGGCTTCACATTAAGAATACAGATGAGACGGATAATTATGAAATTGCTacatttgatttgaagaaggaGGAGCTTGGAGTGATGAAGCTTCCACGTGGCGCAGAATCAGTGCGCTTGGGCGTGAACGAGGGTCACCTTACCATGATATTAGAAAAGAAGAGAACAGACTTTGATGTGTGGGTAATGAAGCAGGATTGTTGGGTGAAAGTGAGGGATGGTGTTGTTTATGAGCCTTGTGAAGTTCTTCCATCCGTAGCCCCATTTTACGCAGTCGACGAGGCGGAGATTCGGCAAGTTCATGGGTCGGATTTTAAGCTCTACGATCAAGCACGAGATGATGTGCATTTGCAGATGAAGAAAATTAGAGATTCCTTGCAAACGCATCTCTACATCGAAAGTTTAGTCTCTCCGGTCCCCGACAAGAATCTGTGCCGAGCGATTTGA